In Kaistella sp. 97-N-M2, the sequence GATCCGAAACAAACGTTTTCGGTTTTTCTACGAAATCGGTGATAAAACCATAATCATCAAGTTTAACCACCCCAAAGGCGGAAGGATCCTCCACTTTTTTTACCCAGATCACGCCGTCCGAATTTTTATCGAGTTTAAAATCTGCTTTAAACAAAGTATCGGCAAACGCCACAACCACGTCTCCCTGCATCGACTGTTCGGCACATTTGATGGCGTGCGCTGTTCCAAGCGGTTCGTCCTGCGTGTAAACGCTTCCTTTGGCACCTAAACTTTCTGCAATTTTAATTAGCGAAGCTTCCACCTCAGCACCAAAATCGCCAATAATAAAGGCAATCTCATCGATGTTTTCGCCGGCGACTTTTGCAATATCTTCCACAAGGCGCTGAACGATAGGTTTACCTGCGATGGGAATTAATGGTTTTGGCACCGTCAAAGTATGTGGTCTCAATCTGGAACCGCGGCCGGCCATAGGAACGATTATTTTCATATTTTTTTGAATATTTGCTGCCGGGAAGCCGGCAGATTATTTTTTGTATTTTTTTATTTTGAAGTGCTTCCGAAGCCACCGGCTCCTCGTGTAGTTTCGCCTAAAATGGTAACTTCTTCCAGTACTGCAGTTTCATATTTCGCAATCACCATTTGGGCAATTCGGTCCCCATTGGCAACCGTAAATTCTTCCGCGGACAAATTTACTAAAATAACCCCAATCTCGCCGCGGTAATCCGCATCGATGGTTCCGGGAGAATTCAGCACCGTAACTCCGTTTTTCAGCGCCAAACCACTTCTTGGGCGAATTTGCGCTTCGACGCCGGCCGGAAGTTCCAGAAACAATCCTGTTGGAACCAGTTTCCTTTCGAGCGATTTTAATGTGATATTTTCTTCAATATTCGCGTAAAGATCCATGCCTGCAGAAATTTCTGTCTGATATTTGGGTAAAGGATGGTTGGATTTATTGATGATTTTAATTTTCATATCAGTTTTTTCTTAATTGTTTTAAAGTGTCTTTTTCAACGTAAAAAATCAGGCCTAAAAAGAGCAGAAAGAAAAGGTTTCCGATGATTAAGTTTCCGTCGAGAACATAATAGGAAAGTACCGAAAGGAAAATACTCAAACTTAAATAGCCGACAATTTTTTTCATGTGATACGGAACGGGATAAAAATATTGCCCGAGGAAATAAGAAACCGTCATCATCGAAAAGTAGCTTAAAAATGTTGCCCATGTTGATGCCCAATAGCCGTACCCGGGAATAAAATAAAAGTTAACAGCAATGGTCACCGCCGCTCCTAAAACAGAAATGTAAGCGCCGAAAATAGTTTTATCGGATAATTTGTACCA encodes:
- the dut gene encoding dUTP diphosphatase; this translates as MKIKIINKSNHPLPKYQTEISAGMDLYANIEENITLKSLERKLVPTGLFLELPAGVEAQIRPRSGLALKNGVTVLNSPGTIDADYRGEIGVILVNLSAEEFTVANGDRIAQMVIAKYETAVLEEVTILGETTRGAGGFGSTSK